In a single window of the Mauremys reevesii isolate NIE-2019 unplaced genomic scaffold, ASM1616193v1 Contig21, whole genome shotgun sequence genome:
- the LOC120393509 gene encoding endonuclease domain-containing 1 protein-like yields MSHRTMDWLMLLGCVLLWPGLALAEVGSFTRCNDHFYRDAEPRGFDTNNTAEICQRYSNLYHFATLYDRPQRIPRWSAYTLGNPNCPGQAQKRSQWFVEPQLVHPDESPEMATEAESTLSLDEWRSSQAINEDYEDTSYNRGHLNPNAFQCNDNHIATFTLTNAVPMDPYFNRVHWSKLEKTLKAQLTGSCRNAGGKPYLVTGAVPGDTEKIPIEGEDKEGDRNWPYNRVSVPSHIWTAVCCDHGDNNRKFSFAFIGENKEVSSLQIIPVEQLNTELSRLYKTPGPVEVFADDCGSKSQKGQEVLSAMKKALYNTFQILLTDPYSQLVKRSKLDRETSQVMTSQTLDQKKMQLTGIGFRVDISRLADGHGHFEKTYEQDNVAPAVARLARAADDSELYIRVTAPGWPCVEEFCGYQGYAYSWCYTSKNNDWNYCCTENCTVNPASKLYQCPRGDGSTIQCSPQYSTMTVSGKVCRADHPCGLYEEKYFWCYIDYKDNWDYCCSPQHNCGTHGYGYQWCYIQDPEKSWEFCTMRITPW; encoded by the exons ATGTCTCATCGAACCATGGACTGGCTGATGCTCCTGGGCTGCGTCTTGCTGTGGCCGGGGCTGGCGCTGGCTGAAGTGGGGTCATTCACTCGCTGCAACGACCATTTCTACCGAGATGCTGAGCCACGTGGCTTTGACACGAACAACACGGCCGAGATCTGCCAGAGGTACAGCAATCTGTACCACTTTGCGACCCTCTATGACAGGCCCCAGCGGATCCCGCGCTGGTCGGCGTACACCCTGGGTAACCCTAACTGCCCAGGGCAGGCCCAGAAGAGAAGCCAGTGGTTCGTGGAGCCCCAG CTGGTTCATCCAGATGAGTCCCCAGAAATGGCGACGGAGGCTGAGTCAACACTGAGCCTGGACGAGTGGAGATCCAGCCAGGCCATCAATGAGGACTATGAAGACACGTCATACAACCGGGGCCACCTGAACCCAAACGCCTTCCAGTGTAATGACAACCACATAGCCACCTTTACCCTCACCAACGCCGTCCCCATGGACCCCTACTTCAACCGGGTCCACTGGTCCAAGCTGGAGAAAACCCTCAAGGCACAGCTaactgggagctgcagaaatGCGGGCGGCAAACCCTACCTGGTGACAGGGGCTGTTCCCGGGGACACTGAGAAAATCCCCATAGAGGGGGAGGACAAAGAAGGGGACCGTAACTGGCCATACAACCGGGTGTCGGTGCCCAGCCACATCTGGACAGCTGTTTGCTGCGACCATGGGGACAACAACCGCAAATTCTCCTTCGCCTTCATAGGAGAGAACAAGGAGGTATCCAGTCTTCAAATCATCCCTGTGGAGCAGCTAAACACAGAGCTATCACGTCTGTACAAGACTCCTGGGCCAGTCGAGGTCTTTGCAGATGACTGTGGCTCCAAGAGCCAGAAAGGACAAGAGGTTTTATCAGCAATGAAGAAAGCCTTGTACAATACCTTCCAGATCTTGCTAACAGACCCTTATTCCCAGCTAGTGAAGAGGAGTAAACTGGACAGGGAGACTAGCCAGGTGATGACAAGCCAGACCCTGGATCAGAAGAAGATGCAGCTGACGGGCATTGGGTTCCGGGTGGATATTTCCAGGCTAGCAGATGGGCACGGCCATTTTGAGAAGACGTACGAACAGGACAACGTGGCCCCTGCTGTAGCTAGACTAGCAAGAGCTGCTGACGATTCGGAGCTGTACATTAGAGTAACAGCCCCAGGGTGGCCCTGTGTTGAGGAGTTCTGTGGGTATCAGGGGTACGCCTACAGCTGGTGTTACACGTCTAAAAACAATGACTGGAATTACTGCTGTACAGAGAACTGCACAGTGAACCCAGCATCTAAACTATACCAGTGCCCACGAGGAGATGGCTCCACCATACAATGCTCACCCCAGTACTCCACGATGACCGTCTCTGGGAAGGTCTGTCGGGCTGACCATCCGTGTGGCCTTTATGAGGAAAAATACTTCTGGTGCTATATAGATTATAAAGACAACTGGGACTATTGCTGCTCCCCGCAGCACAACTGTGGTACCCACGGCTATGGCTACCAGTGGTGTTACATCCAGGACCCAGAGAAGTCCTGGGAGTTCTGCACCATGCGAATTACCCCCTGGTGA